TGATTGCTGACTGCTGCATGGCACTTGTTGACCCGCGAATAAAATTGCAGTGAGGTGAATAAACATGTATGATTTTACGCCTTTGACGCTTGAAGAGAGACGAGAGTCAGAAAATTTCAGGCCTTCAATAACTTACTGGCAGGACGCATGGAATAGAATCAAGAGAGATCCATTAGCTTTATTCGGGCTTGCTGTAATTGGTGTTATGATATTGCTAGCGATTTTCGGGCCGTTTTTCTCAAGTTATGAATATGACACAATGAATTTTTTCGAGCAGAACGAATCGCCGAGCATGAGACATTTTTTCGGGACTGACATGTTTGGGCGTGATTTATTTGTTAGAATTCTTTATGGTGCGAGAATTTCTCTTGCTGTAGGGATTCTTGCGAGCTTTATAAATTTATTTATCGGTGTTATTTACGGTGGTATTTCGGGATTTTCCGGCGGTAAACTTGATAATTTCATGATGGGAATCGTTGACGTTCTTTACAGTGTGCCTGTTATGATTTATGTAATTCTGCTAATGGTCGTAGTAGGGCCGGGACTCAAGAGTATATTTATAACACTCGGCATAGCATATTGGGCACCGATGGCGCGAATAGTGAGAGCTGAAATTTTACGCCTCAAGAACGAAGAATTTATTTTATCTGCCCGCGTTTTAGGAGCTTCACCGGCTAGAATTTTGCTGCGTCATTTGATTCCTAATGCGATGGGGTCGATTTTAGTTAC
This genomic window from Synergistaceae bacterium contains:
- a CDS encoding ABC transporter permease; translation: MYDFTPLTLEERRESENFRPSITYWQDAWNRIKRDPLALFGLAVIGVMILLAIFGPFFSSYEYDTMNFFEQNESPSMRHFFGTDMFGRDLFVRILYGARISLAVGILASFINLFIGVIYGGISGFSGGKLDNFMMGIVDVLYSVPVMIYVILLMVVVGPGLKSIFITLGIAYWAPMARIVRAEILRLKNEEFILSARVLGASPARILLRHLIPNAMGSILVTLTFSIPGAIFTEAFLSFVGLGVSAPMASLGMLCNDGVGALLVYPYQLFFPAAAISIMILAFNFLGDGLRDALDPRLRK